The genomic interval GTAGCGGCTCTGCGCATCGCGGATCTGCGGCGTTTCGTGGTCGACCTCGGCCCAGACGGTGGTGGCGTTGTAGATCAGATCGTCGTCGCCTTCGTCGGCGATTGCCGGACCGGCGGTTCCGGCGACCATGAGGGCACTGAGGGCGGCACAGAGCAGTGCAGCACGGGTGGAATTCTTCAAGGGGCTCCTCGGGAGGGGATGCGAGATGAGAGCATCGAGCCGCGCGAGGGGATGGCTGAGAGCCAACACGGTGTGCGTCACCATCTTAGATGACGCATCAACGGGCAGACGAACGGTGCGCGCCGGGTTCCCGGAAACACAGAGGACCCGACACCCTCACGGGGTGCCGGGTCCTCTGACAGCTTGTGCTTAGGCGCCGACCTTGAAGCGGGCGAAGCCCGTCACGGTGATACCGGCGTCTTCCACGACCTTGGCGATCGAGAGCTTGTTGTCGCGCGCGTAGTCCTGCTCGAGCAGGGCGACCTGCTTGAAGTAGGCACCGAGGCGACCCTCGACGATCTTCGGGAGGGCGGCCTCCGGCTTGCCCTCCTCGCGGCTGATCTGCTCGACGATGCGACGCTCGTTCTCGACGTCGGCGGCCGGAACGTCCTCACGAGTGAGGTACGCCGGGTCGGCGAACGAGATGTGCTGCGCGATGCCGCGAGCGGTCTCGGCATCGTCACCCGTGTAGGCGACGACAACGCCGATCTGCGGGGGCAGGTCCTTCGACGTGCGGTGCAGGTAGACCTCGAACTTGTCGCCGGCGATGCGGGCCACGCGACGCAGCTCGATCTTCTCGCCGATGGTCGCAGCCTGCTCCTCGATGAGGGCGCCCACGGTGCCACCGTCGATTTCGGCCGCGAGGGCCGACTCGAGCGAGTCCGCGCCAGCAGCCGAGACAGCCGCGACGACCTTGTCGGCCAGCGCGACGAACTTCTCGTTCTTCGCGACGAAGTCGGTCTCGCACGCGAGCTCGATGAGCGTCACAGCACCATCGCCCTCGGCGACGGCGACGAGGCCCTCGCTCGTGGAGCGGTCAGCGCGCTTCGCGTTGCCCTTCGCGCCCTTGAGGCGCAGGATCTCAACGGCCTTCTCCATGTCGCCATCGGCTTCGACGAGGGCGTTCTTGGTGTCGACCATGCCGGTGCCGAGGCGCTCGCGCAGGACCTTCACGTCTTCCAGGCTGAAGTTTGCCATGGATGTGTTCCTAACTCTTTGTTCGGACTACGGAGGGGAGTTACTTGGCCTCGGCCTCGGGGGCCTCAGCAGCGGCCTCCTCGGCGACAGCCTCGACAACGGCCTCCTCGGCGACAGCCTCGACAACGGCCTCCTCGGCGACAGCCTCGACGACAGCCTCCTCGGCGACAGCCTCTTCGACGACAGCCTCGGCAGCGGCCTCAGCGGGCGCCTCGAGAAGCTCGCGCTCCCACTCGGCGAGCGGCTCGACGGCCGAGACGTTGCCCTCGGCGGCCGGCTTCTGGTGGCGCTGGATCAGGCCCTCAGCAGCGGCGTCGGCGATGATGCGGGTGAGCAGGCCCACCGAGCGGATCGCGTCGTCGTTGCCCGGGATCGGGTACTGGAGCTCGTCGGGGTCGGCGTTCGTGTCGAGGATGCCGATCACGGGGATGCCGAGCTTCTTCGCCTCGTCGACCGCGAGGTGCTCGCGCTTGGAGTCGACGACCCAGATGGCGCTCGGGGTCTTGGTGAGGTTGCGGATTCCACCGAGGGTCTTGTGAAGCTTGTCGAGCTCGCGCTTCTTGATGAGGAGCTCCTTCTTGGTGAAGCCCTTCGTCGTGTCGTCGAAGTCGATCTCCTCGAGCTCCTTCATGCGCGCGAGGCGCTTGGAGACCGTCTGGAAGTTGGTGAGCAGACCGCCGAGCCAACGCTGGTTGACGTACGGCTGGCCGACGCGGGTCGCCTGCTCGGCGATGGCCTCCTGGGCCTGCTTCTTGGTGCCCACGAAGAGGATGGTGCCGCCGTGCGCGACGGTCTCCTTGACGAACTCGTAGGCGTTGTCGATGTAGCCCAGCGACTTCTGGAGGTCGATGATGTGGATGCCCGAGCGCTCGGTGAGGATGAAGCGCTTGACCTTCGGGTTCCAGCGGCGGGTCTGGTGTCCGAAGTGGACGCCGCTGTCGAGCAGCTGGCGAATGGTGACGACGGCCATAGCCGTTCCTTTCCTGCAGGCACGGCAAGGCCGTGCTGCGTCTTCTCAGTTGTGCGCCGCGGCCGGTCGACCGCGATCCCTGGTGCCCCAGCGCAGCATCCGCCCTCTCCGGAGAGTGGGACTGAAGGATGTGGGCCGTGTGTGCTCGTGACTGTCGTCGGCGAGCGATGGACACGCGAAGTCACCCGAATAGACGGGTGCTGAGTCGACTTTACCATGCGACCTGGGCGTGCGCGGCTCCTTCCCGCGCATCCGCGGGTGCGACTCTCCCCCGCGTCTGCGTGCTGGTCAGCGCCGCAGCGGCGCCCGACTCAGACTGTCGCGCATGCTCCGCCGCCGCCGCACTCTCCGTCTCGTCATCGCCGCGGTCGCCGCGGCGAGTCTGTGGGCGTGGCCGCTCGCTCCCCCGCATCCCGTGGTGCGGCCGTTCCTCGCACCCGCGACGACCTATGGGCCGGGGCACCGGGGCATCGACCTCGAGGGAGCAGAAGGCGCGGCGGTGTTCGCACCCGCGCACGGCGTGGTGCGGTTCTCGGGCTGGGTGGTGGATCGACCGGTGCTGTCGATCGACCACGGCGGTGGGCTCATCTCGAGCTTCGAGCCGGTGACCTCGGAGCTCACCGCCGGTGATGAGGTGCGCCGCGGCGACGTGGTGGGTGTGCTCGAAGCGGGCCACTGCGCGCGGGCGTGCCTGCACCTGGGGGCGCGGCTCGACGGCGCCTACGTGTCACCGCTGCTCTTCCTCGGTGGACAGCCGCGGGCGGTGCTGCTGCCGCTCGAGTGAGGGCGCGGCGCGGCTCGGCGCAGTGCAGCTAGGCGCGGGGGTGAGCGAGTCGATAGCTCTCGCGTAGCCGCTCGGTGGAGACGTGCGTGTAGAGCTGCGTGGTGGCGAGACTCGCGTGGCCCAGCAGCTCCTGCACGACGCGCAGGTCGGCGCCACCGTCGAGCAGGTGGGTGGCCGCCGTGTGCCGCAGGGCGTGGGGGCCCGCGGGACCGGAGCCGGGGAGCTCTCCGAGTTCGCGCGCGACGAGCTCGTAGACGGTGCGGGTGCCGAGGCGCGCACCGCGCGCTCCGAGCAGCAGGGCGTCGCCGGATCCGTCGGTGGCGAGTTCGGGGCGGCCCCGAGCGAGGTAGTCGGCGATCGCCGTCGCGGCGGGGGCGCCGTACGGCACGACGCGTTCTTTGGATCCCTTGCCGAGCACACGGACCGTGCGGTTGTCGTGGTCGACGTCGGCGAGATCGAGACCCACGAGCTCGCTCACGCGCAGCGCCGAGGCGTAGAGCAGTTCGATGACGGCGACGTCGCGCACGGCGACCGGGTCGCCGTCGGCGGCGAGATGCTGCAGGCGGGTGAGGATCTCGTCCATCTGGGCCCGGGTGAGCACGCGCGGGAGACGGCGCCCGGCACGCGGGGTGCGCAGGCGGATGCCTGGGTCGGCGGTGACGATCCCGCGGCGCGTGAGCCACGCGGTGAAGGAGCGAGCGGACGACACGCGGCGGGCGAGCGTCGAGGCGGCGAGGCCCGCTTGGGATGCCCGCCAGAGCCAGTCGCGCAGGGTCTCGAGGTCGATGCTCGCCGCATCCGTCTCGCCGAGCGCTTCGGCGAACTGCACGAGGTCGGCGAGGTCGTTGCCATAGGCGCGGATGGTGTGCGCCGAGTAGCCGCGCTCGCTCGTGAGTTCGGCGAGGTAGGTGTCGACGGCCGCCTGCAGCTGCATCGGCTTCAGGATCCGGCGGACTGCTCGGTGTCGGCGAGGTTGAACGTGGAGGCCTTGCTCGAGAACGCTTCGCGGCGCTGCTCGGGGGTCATCCCGGCGATCGCGTCGAGGAAGGCTCCCGAGAATCCGGCGACGCGGGGGGCGTCTCCGATGGGCACGATCGAATGCACCACCTGGTCGTCGTACACGTGCACGAGGTTGAACGTCTGGCCGCCGTCGATGCCAGCGAGGGTTCCCGGTTCGGCACTCGTGTCGATCGTGTAGCAGGTGGCTGCCGAGACCGAGACGGGGATGCCGGCGAAGGTGCCGGAGGTCGAGTAGTGGAGGTGCCCGGCGAGGATGGCGCGCACGTCGGTGCCGCGGATGACGTCGGCGAGCTCGGCCTGGTGGTCGAGTTCGATGAGCGCCATGAGCTCGATCGGGGTGGGGATCGGCGGGTGGTGCAGGGCCAGGATGGTGCCGCTCGGTGCGGGGGTGGCGAGCTCGGCGCGCAGCCACTCGAGCTGTTCGGGGCGCAGGTCGCCGTGGTGGTAACCGGGCACGCTGGAGTCGAGCGCGATGATGCGCAGACCGTTGACGTCGTAGACGCGGTCCTGTGTGTCGCTGGTGGCTTCTTCGCGCATGAGGATGCTCGCGAAGGGCTCGCGCTCGTCGTGGTTGCCCATGACCCAGATGATGCGGGACCCCATGCGCTCGGCGGCGGGCTCGATGTGGTCGCGCAGCCGCTCGTAGGCGTCAGCTTCGGCCACGTCGGCGAGGTCGCCGGTGATGACGATCGCCTCCGGGCGCAGCTCGGAGCGCTCGAGCTGCTCGAGCGCGCGCACGACGGTCGCATCGGTGTCGACGGTGCCGTAGAGCGGCTTGCCGCCGCCCAGGAAGTGCGTGTCGCTCAGGTGGACGATCACGTGCTGAGGCGGGGCGTGCTGACCGAGCTGGACCATGTGCCGAGCGTATCCCCGACCCCCGTCGACGGCGAGCGTCCGGGCCGGGCGCGTCACGTCGATACCCGCACCCACTCCCCCGCGCGAGACCGCACGATGCCCTCGAGTTCGAGGTGGCCGAGCTCGGCGCGCACGCGGTCGATCGCGAGCCCGGCGAGCGCCGCGATCTTCTCGGGGGTGCGGGCGCTGCGGGTGGACATGGCGTCGAGCAGCCGGATGCGCGCGCCCGTCGGGTCGCTGGCACCGCCTCCGCTGGCCCTTCCTCCGCCCGTGTCGGGAGCGTCGCGGATCGCGGCGCCCGGTTCGAGGGGCGCGAGTTCGGCCATCTCGTCAGCGGTCGTGACGCACACTGCGTCGTACTCGCGGAGCAGACGATGGCATCCCGCGGATGCCGAGCTCGTGACAGGACCCGGCACCGCGCCGAGCGGGCGACCGAGAGCAGCTGCGTGCCCTGCCGTGTTGAGGGAGCCGGAGCGGGCGCCCGCCTCGACGACGATGGTGGCGCGACTCGCGGCGGCGATGAGCCTGTTGCGCTGCAGGAAGCGCCACTTGGTGGGGGCGGCTCCGCACGGCACCTCGGAGATCGCGGCCCCCGTCTCGACGATGCGGGTGAGCAGCCCGTCGTGCCCGGAGGGGTAGAAGCGGTCGAGCCCTCCCGCGAGGAAGGCGAGGGTCGTGCCGCGGCTCGCGAGTGCGGCGCGGTGGGCCGCCCCGTCGATGCCGTAGGCGGCGCCCGAGACGATCACATACCCGCGGTCGACGAGCCCCGCCGAGGCCTCGACGGCGACGTGCTCGCCGTATCCGGTGGCCGCTCGCGCGCCGACGATCGCGATCGACCGATCGAGAGCGGCGAGCGCCGCGCGGTCGCCGCGGACCCACAGCGCGTTCGGCGCGTGGTCACCCAGATCGTCGAAGCCGGCGGGCCATTCCGGATCGTCGGGCACCACGAGCGACAGTCCGAACCGCGCCGCCTGCCGGAACGCGAGGAGCGCATCCGCTTTCGAGATCCGCGGTGTCCAGCGCTTCACCGCCTCGACGAGATCGTCATCGTCGAGCTCGACTCCCGCATCCGCGAGCGCATGCCGCAGCAGCTCGCCGTCGCGGTCGTCGATGAGGTGACCGAGTGCTTCCTCGGCGCCGAGCGCATCCACGACGATGCGGGCGATGCGGTCACCGGGTTCGGCGACGGAGGTCCAGATGCCGCGTGCGAAGCGCACTGCGATGGCGTCGCGATCGTGCACGTCGGAGGTGATGGGCCGCACGAGGGACGCGACGGTCGAGTCGGCGATGCCGAGGATGCTCATGCGGTGGCCTTTCGAAGGTGGAGGGCGCGCCCGATCTGGTCGGAGCTGGGTCGGTCGACGCCCTCGAGGTCGGCGAGGGTCCAGGCGACGCGCAGCACGCGGTCGTAGCCGCGCATCGTGAGGGCGCCGCGTTCGAGGGCACGGTCGAGTCCGAGGGTCGCCCCAGGCAGCGGTGCTCCGTCGCCACGCAGCCAGGATCCGGGCGCGTGGGCGTTGAGCCGCCAGGGGGTGCTCGCGAACCTGGCGGCCGCCCGCGTGCGGGCGCCGAGCACGCGCGCCCGAGCCTCGGCGGAGGTCGTGACCGGCTCCTCGCCGGAGAGGCGCAGCTGGGCGGCAGTGACCCGGGGCACGTCGAGCTGGATGTCGACGCGGTCGAGCAACGGCCCGGAGAGGCGCCCCAGGTAGCGGCGCCGAGCGAACGGGGTGCACGAGCATTCGGCGTCGCGCACGCCTGCGTTGCCGCACGGGCACGGGTTCGCGGCGAGCACGAGCTGGAAGCGCGCAGGGAATCGCGCCGTCATCGCGACGCGCGAGATGGTGAGCACCCCGGATTCGAGCGGCTGCCGCAGGCTGTCGAGCACGGACGGCGCGAACTCGGGTGCCTCGTCGAGGAACAGGATGCCGTGAGCGGCTCGCGCGGCGGCACCGGGGCGGATGATGCCGCTCCCACCTCCGACGATCGCCGCCGCCGAGGCGCTGTGGTGGGGCGCCTCGAGCGGCGGTCGGGTGACGAGCGAGCCGCCCACGCCGAGGCCCGCGAGCGAGCGGATCGAGCTCACCTCGATCGCCGCCTGCTCGTCGAGATCGGGCAGGATGCCGGGGATGCGGGAGGCGATCATCGTCTTGCCGGCCCCGGGCGGCCCCAGCAGGAACATGTGATGCCCGCCCGCAGCGGCGATCTGCGCCGCCTCGACAGCTTCGCGATTGCCGACGATGTCGGCGAGGTCGCCGGGGTCGTCGTCGCGCGTGGGCGCGACCGCTGCGGGAAGCGGCTCCACCTCGACGGGCTCGACCTCGGCACCATGCCAGATCGCCGCATCCCGCAGACTCGCGACGCCGACGACCCTCACCCCGGAGACAAGCGAGGCCTCTTCGGCATTGCCCGCGGGGACGAGCACAGTGTCGTAGCCGGCCCGCTCGGCCGCGAGCACCATCGGCAGGATGCCGCGCACGGGTCGCAGACGCCCGTCGAGACCGAGCTCACCCAGATGCACCACCCGCGCGACCGACTCCGGCTCGACGATCTGCTCGGCAGCGAGCAGCGAGAGAGCGATCGCCAGGTCGAAGGCGGCGCCCGTCTTCGGCAGAGACGCGGGCGACAGGTTGACGGTCACGCGCCCGCCTGGGAAGTCGAATCCGCTGTTGCCGATCGCGGATCGCACGCGCGCCTTCGCCTCACCGAGCGCCGCATCCGGAAGGCCGACGAGCACGAAGGCGGGGAGCCCGCTCGCCGAGTCGGCCTCGATCTCGACGGATGCGCCATCGAGCCCGAGCAGGGCGATCGCGTGCGCCCGCCCGACGCCCATCAGAACACCCCCGCGAGATGCTCGATGCGGCTCGCGCCGCGGCGAGGTGCGAGCACCGAGACGGCGTCGATGCGGATGCGGCGACCCCGTTCATCCGGGTGGGCGTCGCACCACACCCCCGCGAGCTGCCGCAGCCGCGCGAGCTTGGTGCGCGTGATCGCCTCGAACGGGTGGCCGAACGCGGTGGAGCTGCGGGTCTTCACCTCGACGAAGACGAGGGTGTCGCCGTCGCGCACCACGAGGTCGATCTCGCCGTGCCTGCACCGCCAGTTGCGTTCCACGAGCCGGTAGCCGCGCGCGAGCAGATGCTGCTCGGCGAGGCGCTCACCGTGTCGTCCGAGGTCATCTTTCGCCGCCATGCGTCGAGGATGGCGAGGCGGCGCGCGGCGGATGCCGCACGGGGCGTCGGTTCGGGATGCCGTGCTCGCTCCGCGCCTGTGCAGGGAACGCCAGCGCGCCGTGCCTAGTTCGCGGGCTGCTCCTCAGGACGCCATCGCACCAGCCCGGAGTCGAGCTGCTCGAGCACCCACGGCCGCGGTTCGCCCCACAGGCGCACCGCATCCGTGAGCCACACTGTGCAGTCCGGGCTCCATCCGGCGACGAGCGACGCGACACCGTCGCTCACGTCGATGATGCAGCCGGCGAGCGCCAGGTACTCCGCGATCGACAGATGCACAGCATCCCACTCCGCGGCCACCGCCGACCAGTCCGGCACCACCCAGCGCCCCACGCGCCCGGTCGCGCGGGCCCAATCAGCGCCGCTCGTGGCCGTGACCTCGAGCGGATGCTGACGGCAGAGATCCGCCCACACGGTGGCGTCGAGTTCGAGGACTCGACCTGACCCGCGCGCGGGCGTAGCGAGCGCGAGCTCCCACCCCGACCCGTCCTCGACGAGGCCGAGACCGGCGGGGACGCCCGCGACCGCGCCTGCAGTCGACGGCAGCTCGATGGGACGCGACCACCAGGCTCCCGTGATGTGCACGCCTGGCTCGACGTGCACGCCGGCGTGCAGAACCTCTCGCCGGAGAGCCTGCGAACGCCAGACAGCGAGCGCGCGCCGCACATCGCCCGGCCAGCTGACGTCGCTCTCACGCGTCTCGAACTCGACCCGCCACTGCTCGGCCGCGATCGGCTCGCTCCAGCGCGCAAGCACTCCCTCATCGGCAAGCGCCTCGGCGACGGGCACGAGCGCGCGAGCGACCACATCCACGGATGCGAGCTGATCCCGACTGTCGGGCGCCTGCCAGTACCTCGCCGCATCGACCGTCGACGTGAGGCACCTCAGCAGGGCCTCGTTCGACCTCACAGCCGCGGCGAGCGCGTCGGCGTCGATCATCCGGAGGCCGTCTGCCACCTCAGCAGGAGAAACAGGATCAGGCAGCGGCTGATCCGGGCTGTCTCCGATCCAGAGGGTCGCGACGCTGCCGTCGATGGGATGGAACGCGCGCTCGGCATCGACGCACCTCGCGAACAGCGTCCCGCTCGTATCGGCCGCGAGCGCGACCTCCAGGCACAGCCTGCGACCGCGGGGGCCCTCGAGCAGAGCGGGGGCGTCGATCGTCATCCCGCCAGGCTAGACCGAGGGCCCACGGGCCGATGACGCAGGCGCGGCGCGGCGCGGCGATCATCCGCACAGATGCCCAGCTGTCATTCCGGGTGGCACGCCGAGGTTATCGTCGGATCATGACCGAGCACCGCATCCGCCCCGCAACCCCCGACGACGCTGACCGCATCGTCCAGATCTGGTGGCGCGGATGGCATGACGGGCACACGGGTCTCGTCCCCGAGGAGCTGCTCGCCTTCCGCACGCGCGACGAGTTCGTGCCCCGCGTGGCCGCCGCGATCGAACGCACGCGGGTGGCCGAGGTCGACGGCGAGGTCGCGGGATTCACGATGCGCAAGGGCGACGAGGTCGAGCAGGTGTTCGTGGACGCCGCGCACCGCGGCACGGGTGTCGCCGCGCACCTGCTCTCGGATGCCGCACGCCAGGTGATGGCAGCCGGGCACGAGGTGCCGTGGCTCGGCGTCGTCACCGGCAACGCCCGCGCGCACCGCTTCTACGAGCGCGAAGAATGGACCGACACGGGCGAGGTCGAGTACCCCGCGCACACGGGACCGGATTCGCACATCATCGTCTCGTGCCACCGCATGGAGTGGCGCCGTGGGCCTTTGGACCCGACAGACGAGGCCTGAGTCGCACGTAGGCTCGAAGCGTGAACGTCGCCCTCGGCATCCTGCTGCTTCTCAACGCCGCCTACAACGTCTTCACCTGGCCGCAGTTCCTGCGCCGTGTGAAGGCTGACCCGCGTGCACGCGATGAGGCGGGCACCCCCACGAAGTTCCTGCGCGTGCACCAGGTGCTCGTCGCGATCGCCCTCGCCCTCGCCGCTGTCTCGGCCGTCGCGGGTGTGTGGGCGCTCGTCGCCTGACGACTTCCTGAGCTGGCTTTCGACGCCCGCATCCGCCCGCCCGAAGGTCGCGGTGGCCGGTGGGACTGACGCGCTCAGGCGCTTGCGGATGGTGCGGCAGGCGACATTTGCCCTGCGCACCCCGCAAAAAGCCCACCGATCAGACCGAAAGCCAGCAGCGACCCGATCGCCGCAGGTGAAGCGGCACCACCCAAAATGGCGGTGGCCCACACCATATCGACCACACCGGCCGCGATGATCACCCACCCCCAACCGGTGATCTGCCCTGCCTTGGACGGATCAGGCGTCAAGGAGAGCGCCCAGATGCCGAGCACCACGAGCGCGATCGACGCGATCAGCTCGAATGCGAGAACAGCGCTGATTCCCGGGACGACGGCGTCGAGAGCTGCATAATCGCCCGTCATACCCACGCCGGAGAAGGTGCCGAAGGCACCGCGGAGGATCGCCAGGATCCCGCCCGCGACAAGAAGTCCGCTTCGCTTCATGCCGCGATGGTAGTGGGACACCCTCGTCTGCTGACAGACAGACAGCCTCGTCGACCGTCTCCCGGCATCGCCGTCAGTCCAGCTGCTCCCCGTCGACGTAGACCCACCGGCCATCGACCCGCGCGAACCGCGAACGCTCGCGCATCAGGCCCGCGCCATCCGGCCCGCGGAACGACGCACGGAACTCGACGACGCCCTCGGCGTCATCCGCTCCGCCATCGACGGTGTCGACGATCTGCAGCCGCCGCCACTCCACATCCGCATCGAGGTCCAGATCGGCCGGGCGGGTGGACGGATGCCACGAGCGCAGCAGATACGCCGCGTCGCCGCGCGCGAAAGCCGAGAACCGCGAGCGCATGAGCGCCTCCGCCGTGACAGCGGGCGTGCCCGCGAGAACGGGTCCGCAGCACGTATCGAACGCGGCGCCTGAGCCGCACGGACACATCGCCGACTCCACGCGACTACTCGTCGAGCGCGAGCTCCTTCGGGAGCTCCAGATCCTTGTCGCCGCGCACCTCGACATTGACGTCCTTGAAGGTGAGCACGCGCACGCTCTTCACGAAGCGGTCGGAGCGGTACACATCCCACACCCACACGTCGTTCATGGTGAGCTCGAAGTAGAAGTCGTGCTCGGTGTCGTGGCGCTCGAGAGTGACCTCGTTGGCCAGGTAGAAGCGACGCTCCGTCTCGATCACGTACTTGAACTGGCCCACCACATCGCGGTACTCGCGGTACAGGGCCAGCTCGACCTCGCGGTCGTAGTCGTCGAAATCGTCGTCATCCATCGCTGTCGAGTCTAGTCAGCCCCGCGCGTGCGCGCCGACTGTCACCCCGGCCGTCGAAGAGCGGCGGATCAGAACAGCGCCGGCTGCTTGAGCCAGCTCCAGCGGTGCAGCTCGCTCGCCCCGAGGCGCGCCACCGCGTCGGTGTGAGCGGCGCATCCGTAGCCCTTGTTGCTCGACCACTCGTACCCCGGATGCCGCGCGTCGGCTTCGATCATGAGCCGGTCGCGCTGCACCTTCGCGAGCACGGATGCGGCCGAGACGGCCGCGCAGTCGCGGTCGGCCTTGATGCGGGTGACGACGCGCGGGCGCGTTCCCTCGGCCCAGTCCGCGAGCGCGGGCGTGAGCCAGTCGTGCTTGCCATCGAGCAGCACGATCGCCGACTCCACGGGAACACCCGCGACCACGAGCGATTCGAGCGCACGCACCGCCGCAAGGGCGAGGCCCGGCACGATGCCGAGACTGTCTACCTCGGCGTTGTCGGCCATGCCGACCGCCCAGAACGGCGCCCATTCGGACACCACCGGGTAGAGCGCTTCGCGCTTCGCCTCCGAGAGCAGCTTCGAATCGCGGAGCCCTTCGGGGATGCCGTCGGCGTCGGCGAAGAACGCGGCCACGCCCACCGCCACGGGGCCGGCGATCGCACCGCGACCCACCTCATCGCATCCGATGACCACATTCGCCCCCGAGGCGAACAGCTCACGCTCGAACTCGAACGTCGGAGACGCGGCGCTCATTCGGCGGATTCCTCCGCAGCCGGGGTCTCCACGACCGCGGGCGTCGTCTCGGGATCATCCGGCACCTCGCCGAACACGGCCGGATAGTTGTCGAGCCACGACCAGCGGTCGGTCGGCCAGGAGATGAGGATCGCCCGACCCACGACATTGTCGACCGGCACGAAACCCTCGCCCGGCTTGTCGCGGTTGTAGCGGGAGTCGCGCGAGTTGTAGCGGTTGTCGCCCATGACCCAGAGCGAGCCCTCGGGAACCGTGACGCTGAAGTCATCGCGGGAGACCTTCGTGACGCCCGCAGGGAGCTTCACGTACGGGTCCTCCTCGATCGTCGTGCTGTTGACCGACATCCGGCCGAAATCATCGCAGCACTCCACGACGTCGCCCGGCAGGCCGATGACGCGCTTGATGAGGTGATCGTTCGAGTCGGGTGCCGTGAGCCCCACGATCGAGAGCAGACCTTCGAAGAAGCCCGCCACCGGGTTCTGCTCCGGGTTCGGCATCGGGTCGAGCCATCCGCCCGGATCCTGGAACACCACGACGTCGCCGCGCTCGATGGAGGTGAGCTCCGGGACGAGCTGGTTGACGATGATGCGGTCGTTGACGATGAGCGTCTGCTCCATCGACTCCGACGGGATGTAGAAGGAGCGGATGAGGAACGTCTTG from Salinibacterium sp. ZJ70 carries:
- the lepB gene encoding signal peptidase I, encoding MTDETDARADDNADTASTRATKRRSPRRGGLLLFLRDVALIIVAAIIISFLIKTFLIRSFYIPSESMEQTLIVNDRIIVNQLVPELTSIERGDVVVFQDPGGWLDPMPNPEQNPVAGFFEGLLSIVGLTAPDSNDHLIKRVIGLPGDVVECCDDFGRMSVNSTTIEEDPYVKLPAGVTKVSRDDFSVTVPEGSLWVMGDNRYNSRDSRYNRDKPGEGFVPVDNVVGRAILISWPTDRWSWLDNYPAVFGEVPDDPETTPAVVETPAAEESAE
- a CDS encoding YchJ family protein, with product MSRCAATRIWSSRRSSRSTSSRVESAMCPCGSGAAFDTCCGPVLAGTPAVTAEALMRSRFSAFARGDAAYLLRSWHPSTRPADLDLDADVEWRRLQIVDTVDGGADDAEGVVEFRASFRGPDGAGLMRERSRFARVDGRWVYVDGEQLD
- a CDS encoding ribonuclease HII → MSAASPTFEFERELFASGANVVIGCDEVGRGAIAGPVAVGVAAFFADADGIPEGLRDSKLLSEAKREALYPVVSEWAPFWAVGMADNAEVDSLGIVPGLALAAVRALESLVVAGVPVESAIVLLDGKHDWLTPALADWAEGTRPRVVTRIKADRDCAAVSAASVLAKVQRDRLMIEADARHPGYEWSSNKGYGCAAHTDAVARLGASELHRWSWLKQPALF
- a CDS encoding DUF2469 family protein encodes the protein MDDDDFDDYDREVELALYREYRDVVGQFKYVIETERRFYLANEVTLERHDTEHDFYFELTMNDVWVWDVYRSDRFVKSVRVLTFKDVNVEVRGDKDLELPKELALDE